The Pseudanabaena galeata CCNP1313 genome includes a region encoding these proteins:
- a CDS encoding septal ring lytic transglycosylase RlpA family protein — MLNWNWSYTLSTSVVALAIVSSLASHSAQAQTEVKATNVSTSLSNSSNSLKVGETRSQSLTRTKDDSIARIHTHKLNGKNAATVYVRGIPVVTYIESEESAKSATENTANTTSDSLKTKGETKKNSESVKLPASTTNLEPSNSDSPAKSADDSSENLLTSANPVERATAAAALINQLNRDGLDANKIIPAWKNGNYVIKLGDRAMLKFDQQAVFPGSLQNQTQDVLESANLLRRLLGRANPVVEVVNAPKPKIAARSTSTPALNNRIVGVMSGMASWYGPGFDGNYSASGEIFRASELTAAHPSLPFGTLVRVVNMDNNQSVVVRINDRGPYIHGRVIDISTAAANVIGLISSGVAPVRLEVLSK; from the coding sequence ATGCTTAATTGGAACTGGAGCTACACTCTCTCTACCTCAGTGGTAGCTCTTGCTATCGTCTCAAGTCTTGCTAGCCATAGCGCACAGGCTCAAACAGAAGTCAAGGCTACTAATGTATCTACTTCTCTATCTAATTCTTCTAATTCTTTAAAGGTTGGAGAAACGAGATCGCAGTCTTTAACTAGAACTAAAGATGACTCGATCGCTCGCATCCATACCCACAAACTAAACGGCAAAAATGCTGCCACGGTATATGTTCGTGGTATCCCTGTAGTTACTTATATTGAATCTGAAGAATCTGCAAAATCAGCTACAGAAAATACTGCAAATACTACGTCAGATTCATTAAAAACTAAAGGCGAAACTAAAAAGAACTCAGAATCAGTTAAGTTACCAGCAAGTACTACTAACTTAGAACCTAGTAATTCAGATAGCCCTGCCAAATCAGCAGATGATAGTTCTGAAAACCTGCTAACTTCAGCTAACCCTGTCGAAAGAGCTACCGCCGCCGCCGCCCTGATTAATCAACTTAATCGTGATGGGCTCGACGCAAATAAGATTATCCCAGCTTGGAAAAATGGCAACTACGTGATCAAATTAGGCGATCGCGCCATGTTGAAATTTGATCAGCAAGCAGTTTTCCCAGGATCTTTGCAAAATCAAACACAGGATGTTTTAGAGTCAGCCAATCTGCTACGCCGACTCCTTGGACGTGCTAATCCTGTAGTTGAGGTTGTCAATGCTCCAAAACCTAAAATTGCTGCTAGATCCACCTCGACCCCAGCATTAAACAATCGCATTGTGGGCGTAATGTCTGGCATGGCTTCATGGTACGGGCCAGGCTTTGACGGAAACTACAGTGCTAGTGGAGAAATCTTTAGGGCTAGTGAGTTAACTGCGGCTCATCCTAGTTTGCCCTTTGGTACTTTGGTAAGGGTGGTGAACATGGATAACAACCAGTCAGTGGTAGTGCGAATTAATGATCGTGGTCCCTATATCCATGGTCGTGTGATCGACATTTCCACAGCCGCCGCTAATGTAATTGGGCTAATTTCTTCTGGAGTCGCCCCAGTCAGACTTGAAGTATTGTCTAAATAA
- the larE gene encoding ATP-dependent sacrificial sulfur transferase LarE — protein sequence MLNATLSNKLDRLRQIFNESSQVLVAYSGGIDSTLVAKVAFDVLGDRALAITANSPSLLPADLAAAQIQAEFMGLKHQIVQTDEMNNPNYTSNPINRCYFCKSELHDTLKPLAKSMGYNYVVDGLNADDLQDYRPGIQAAKERGVRSPLAEVGISKLEVRMLSQYLGMPWWDKPSQPCLSSRFPYGEEITIEKLRRVGNAEQYLRDRGWKGDIRVRSMGDTAKIEVPSDRLHEFMNFIAIADLTKTFRKYGFSSITLDLEGFRSGKLNDAIAQ from the coding sequence ATGTTAAACGCCACTTTGTCCAACAAGCTCGATCGCTTACGTCAAATATTTAATGAGTCATCGCAAGTGCTGGTAGCTTACTCAGGTGGTATTGATAGCACCCTTGTCGCCAAGGTCGCCTTTGATGTTTTAGGCGATCGTGCCTTAGCGATCACGGCAAACTCGCCATCATTATTACCTGCCGATCTTGCCGCCGCCCAAATACAAGCAGAATTTATGGGTCTTAAGCATCAAATCGTCCAAACCGATGAGATGAATAATCCCAACTACACCTCTAATCCAATTAATCGTTGTTATTTCTGCAAAAGTGAATTGCACGACACACTTAAGCCCTTGGCTAAAAGCATGGGTTATAACTATGTTGTTGATGGCTTAAATGCTGATGATTTGCAAGATTATCGCCCAGGAATTCAAGCAGCAAAAGAACGCGGCGTGCGATCGCCCCTTGCCGAAGTGGGGATTAGCAAACTCGAAGTACGCATGTTATCGCAATATTTGGGAATGCCTTGGTGGGATAAGCCTTCACAACCATGCTTAAGCTCACGGTTCCCCTATGGTGAAGAAATAACCATTGAGAAATTAAGGCGCGTTGGTAATGCCGAGCAATATTTGCGCGATCGCGGCTGGAAAGGCGATATCCGTGTGCGCTCAATGGGTGATACAGCAAAAATCGAAGTGCCTAGCGATCGGCTACATGAGTTTATGAATTTTATAGCGATCGCTGATCTGACCAAAACCTTTCGTAAATATGGATTTAGTTCAATCACCTTGGATTTAGAAGGCTTTCGCAGTGGCAAACTGAATGATGCGATCGCGCAATAA